A single region of the Marinobacter nanhaiticus D15-8W genome encodes:
- the der gene encoding ribosome biogenesis GTPase Der, with protein sequence MTPVIALVGRPNVGKSTLFNQMTRSRDALVADFAGLTRDRKYGEGNFEGQRFIVIDTGGLSGEEQGIDAEMARQSLMAVEEADIVLFLVDGRAGLTSGDELIANQLRRSGKPAHLVVNKTDGQDPDMAAADFYQLGFESVYLIAASHNRGIRSMLEHLLPAAEEVEEDIAERYPGIRIGIVGRPNVGKSTLVNRMLGEERVVVYDMPGTTRDSIYIPYERLGEQYTLIDTAGVRRRKSVKETVEKFSIIKTLQAIEDAHVVILVIDAREGLVDQDLHLIGFVLDAGRSLVIAVNKWDGMDGEQRGRVKEQLARRLEFIDYADKHFISALHGSGVGVMYDSVKVCYESAMAKWPTNRLTAILEDALTQHQPPLVNGRRIKLRYAHQGGSNPPLIVVHGNQTNALPGAYKRYLENTFRRVLDVHGAPIRFEFRSGENPYAGKVNRLTPRQQAKKRRMMQHVRKTKKKEKLKKSR encoded by the coding sequence ATGACGCCTGTAATTGCTCTGGTTGGACGGCCCAATGTCGGCAAGTCGACCCTGTTCAACCAGATGACCCGATCCAGGGATGCCCTGGTCGCTGACTTCGCGGGCCTTACCCGGGACCGTAAGTACGGTGAGGGCAATTTTGAGGGCCAGCGTTTTATCGTGATCGATACCGGCGGCCTGAGCGGTGAAGAGCAGGGCATCGATGCAGAAATGGCACGCCAGTCCCTGATGGCGGTGGAAGAGGCGGACATCGTACTCTTCCTCGTCGACGGTCGAGCCGGTCTGACATCCGGTGACGAACTCATTGCCAACCAACTACGCCGTTCGGGCAAGCCGGCGCACCTGGTGGTCAACAAGACCGACGGGCAAGATCCGGATATGGCTGCCGCAGACTTCTATCAATTGGGGTTTGAATCGGTCTACCTGATCGCCGCGTCCCACAACCGCGGAATCCGTTCGATGCTCGAACACCTGCTGCCTGCAGCGGAAGAGGTCGAGGAGGATATTGCCGAGCGCTATCCTGGCATCCGGATCGGCATCGTTGGCCGCCCTAATGTCGGCAAGTCCACCCTGGTGAATCGCATGCTCGGTGAAGAGCGTGTGGTGGTCTACGATATGCCAGGAACCACTCGCGACAGTATCTACATTCCCTACGAACGACTCGGCGAGCAGTACACGCTGATCGATACCGCTGGTGTCAGACGCCGCAAGAGCGTCAAGGAGACCGTGGAAAAGTTCTCAATCATCAAAACCCTCCAGGCCATTGAGGACGCCCATGTGGTGATCCTGGTGATTGACGCGCGAGAAGGGTTGGTGGATCAGGATCTACACCTTATCGGCTTCGTCCTGGATGCGGGTCGCTCGCTTGTCATTGCCGTGAATAAATGGGACGGCATGGACGGTGAGCAGCGGGGCCGGGTCAAGGAGCAGCTCGCACGCCGGCTCGAGTTTATCGACTACGCAGACAAGCATTTTATTTCTGCGCTGCATGGCTCGGGCGTCGGGGTGATGTATGACTCGGTGAAGGTGTGCTACGAATCGGCGATGGCCAAGTGGCCAACCAACCGCCTGACGGCAATCCTCGAGGATGCGCTGACCCAGCACCAGCCGCCGCTGGTGAACGGTCGCCGTATAAAGCTGCGCTATGCCCACCAGGGGGGCTCTAATCCGCCTCTCATTGTGGTGCATGGCAACCAGACCAATGCCTTGCCCGGAGCTTACAAACGCTACCTCGAAAACACCTTCCGGCGAGTGCTGGACGTCCACGGAGCACCTATCCGCTTCGAGTTCCGGTCTGGCGAGAACCCTTATGCCGGAAAGGTGAATCGTCTGACGCCGCGTCAGCAGGCGAAGAAGCGCCGTATGATGCAGCATGTGCGAAAGACGAAGAAGAAGGAGAAGCTTAAGAAGTCGCGCTGA
- the pta gene encoding phosphate acetyltransferase, with the protein MAKNLFIAPTALESGLTSVCLGLFRALDHVGVRVGFYKPVAQLAHRQDDEDRSVAFVRARTDLDPPSPISLKHAQNQMNRGNSEMLMEDIVGNYQKAAKNVDVVIVEGLVPDRSEAYTARLNVEIARNLDAEVILVSAPGNCDAKELDEALDFSARLFADPDDPDVIGVILNKVGQPERPGLFLPDRDPARTDLPDYANECEVFTRKRLHLIGLVPWQSDMLAPRVADIAEALDAEVLHEGQMDQRRVQRVTVCAHTIPNMVETLRPGTLVVTPGDREDIVVATALAAMNGVPLAGVVLTGNITPDPRTIEACRGALRTGLPVLQVGTNTLETAYHLSRIPGEVPVDDADRIEKVMEAVASTIDTEWLQEHLRIERERRLSPPAFRYMLSERARKAQMRVVLPEGNEPRTIQAAAICQERRLAQCVLIGKKDEIETAARSQGITLPEDLEIVDPDEVRDNYISPMVELRKHKGLARDMAEAQLEDNVVLATMMVAQGEVDGLVSGAVHTTANTVRPALQLIKTHESAKVVSSVFFMCLPEQVLVYGDCAINPDPNAEELADIAIQSAESAQTFGIEPRVAMISYSTGKSGSGADVEKVREATRIAKERCPDLIIDGPLQYDAAANESVAKSKAPDSPVAGKATVFIFPDLNTGNTTYKAVQRSANVVSIGPMLQGLRKPVNDLSRGALVEDIVFTIALTAVQARQVEDMEQGGSQAQDASDA; encoded by the coding sequence ATGGCAAAGAACCTGTTCATCGCACCAACAGCACTCGAGTCCGGACTGACCTCAGTATGCCTTGGGCTTTTCCGGGCTTTGGACCACGTGGGTGTCCGGGTCGGTTTCTACAAACCGGTCGCTCAGTTGGCCCATAGACAGGACGACGAAGACCGTTCAGTCGCCTTCGTTCGGGCTCGCACAGATCTCGACCCGCCCTCCCCAATCAGCCTTAAGCATGCCCAGAATCAAATGAACCGCGGCAATTCCGAGATGCTGATGGAAGACATCGTCGGGAACTACCAGAAAGCTGCAAAGAACGTCGACGTCGTGATCGTTGAGGGCCTGGTGCCCGATCGCAGCGAGGCTTATACGGCGCGCTTGAATGTGGAAATCGCCCGCAACCTCGATGCCGAGGTCATCCTGGTCAGTGCACCAGGCAATTGCGACGCCAAGGAACTCGACGAAGCCCTGGATTTCTCCGCCCGGTTGTTCGCGGACCCGGATGATCCCGATGTTATTGGTGTCATCCTCAACAAGGTCGGCCAGCCCGAACGTCCCGGCCTGTTCCTGCCCGATCGCGATCCGGCACGCACTGATCTCCCGGACTATGCGAACGAGTGCGAAGTATTCACCAGGAAACGCCTGCATCTCATCGGTCTGGTACCCTGGCAGTCGGACATGCTTGCGCCTCGGGTCGCCGATATCGCAGAGGCTCTCGACGCTGAAGTCCTGCACGAAGGCCAGATGGACCAGCGCCGGGTACAGCGAGTGACGGTCTGCGCGCATACGATCCCCAATATGGTCGAGACACTGCGCCCTGGCACCCTGGTCGTCACCCCGGGAGATCGGGAGGACATCGTAGTGGCAACCGCCCTTGCGGCCATGAATGGCGTTCCGCTCGCCGGTGTCGTTCTCACCGGCAATATCACACCCGACCCTCGCACTATCGAGGCCTGTCGTGGCGCTCTAAGGACCGGTCTACCCGTATTGCAGGTCGGCACCAACACCCTCGAAACCGCCTACCACCTGTCCCGTATTCCGGGCGAAGTGCCCGTTGACGACGCCGACAGGATTGAAAAGGTGATGGAAGCGGTCGCAAGCACCATCGATACCGAGTGGCTGCAGGAACACCTGCGTATCGAGCGCGAGCGCCGCCTGTCGCCACCAGCCTTTCGCTATATGTTGTCGGAACGCGCCCGCAAGGCTCAGATGAGGGTTGTGCTGCCGGAGGGCAACGAACCCAGGACCATCCAGGCTGCTGCCATCTGCCAGGAGCGAAGACTGGCCCAATGCGTGCTGATTGGCAAGAAGGATGAAATCGAGACCGCGGCCCGCTCCCAGGGCATCACCCTGCCCGAGGACCTGGAAATCGTCGATCCGGACGAGGTGCGTGACAACTACATCAGCCCCATGGTGGAACTGCGCAAACATAAGGGTCTAGCGCGCGACATGGCTGAAGCCCAGCTAGAGGACAATGTTGTCCTTGCGACGATGATGGTCGCCCAGGGCGAAGTGGACGGGCTCGTATCTGGCGCGGTGCATACCACTGCCAACACCGTGCGGCCCGCCCTGCAGCTGATCAAGACCCATGAATCCGCCAAAGTCGTATCCTCGGTCTTCTTCATGTGTTTGCCGGAGCAGGTCCTGGTGTACGGCGATTGCGCTATCAACCCGGACCCGAATGCCGAAGAGCTTGCCGATATTGCGATCCAAAGCGCGGAATCGGCGCAAACGTTCGGCATCGAGCCGAGGGTTGCCATGATCAGCTATAGCACTGGAAAATCCGGCTCAGGAGCAGATGTCGAAAAAGTCCGCGAGGCGACGCGCATCGCAAAGGAAAGATGTCCGGATCTGATCATCGATGGTCCGCTTCAATATGACGCCGCAGCCAATGAAAGCGTAGCCAAGAGCAAAGCACCGGACAGCCCGGTTGCAGGTAAGGCGACCGTCTTTATATTCCCGGACCTGAACACCGGTAACACCACTTACAAGGCGGTTCAGCGCAGCGCCAACGTGGTGAGTATCGGGCCCATGCTGCAAGGTTTGAGGAAGCCGGTGAACGACCTCTCACGAGGCGCACTCGTCGAGGATATCGTGTTCACCATTGCATTGACCGCCGTACAGGCCCGACAAGTCGAAGATATGGAACAAGGAGGCAGCCAGGCGCAGGATGCCTCTGACGCCTAA
- a CDS encoding acetate/propionate family kinase: MSDTLLVVNCGSSSLKLAVFSRDMQRQAQILAERLGTSDSSASIERKGQRQTLQLPDNSDHQQALTAVIEHLEQEAILEGAPLVIGHRVVHGGETFREATRIDQHVADAIHRCGELAPLHNPVNLNGIRAMQSLYPDTPQIAVFDTAFHQTLPDHAYLYALPRRCYQDWGVRRYGFHGTSHAYILRELAKKLDKPRSNVSLISAHLGNGCSVAAIENGQSRDTSMGLTPLEGLVMGTRSGDVDPGLFDFLQRKGLSQDSISRMLNQESGLLGLSGKTNDMRSLVQAADSGNRAAQEAIDVFCFRLARYIGAMMASLSHLDGLVFTGGIGENSPRVRAKTVRHLRLLGFEVDDAKNENHGQDNNGSINAAGHGIYVIPTDEEGMIAREALEAIDRSSD; the protein is encoded by the coding sequence ATGTCAGATACGCTTCTTGTGGTGAATTGCGGCAGTTCATCACTGAAACTGGCAGTATTCTCCAGAGATATGCAGCGGCAAGCCCAGATACTCGCGGAACGCTTGGGCACTTCGGACTCGTCCGCAAGCATCGAGCGCAAGGGGCAGCGGCAAACCCTGCAGTTGCCGGACAACTCAGACCACCAGCAGGCCCTGACCGCAGTCATAGAGCACTTGGAACAGGAAGCAATCCTCGAGGGGGCGCCTCTTGTCATCGGCCATAGGGTCGTTCACGGGGGGGAAACCTTCCGCGAAGCTACCCGGATCGACCAACACGTTGCGGATGCTATCCATCGCTGCGGGGAACTGGCCCCGCTGCACAACCCTGTTAACCTCAATGGCATCAGGGCCATGCAGTCGCTATACCCGGACACCCCGCAAATCGCTGTATTCGATACCGCCTTCCATCAGACGCTACCCGACCATGCCTACCTCTACGCCTTGCCTCGGCGTTGCTACCAGGATTGGGGGGTGCGTCGCTATGGATTCCACGGCACCAGCCATGCGTATATCTTGAGGGAACTGGCGAAGAAGCTGGACAAACCCCGCTCAAACGTCTCCCTCATTTCCGCTCACCTGGGGAATGGCTGCAGCGTTGCCGCTATCGAGAACGGGCAAAGCCGTGATACCAGCATGGGGCTTACCCCGCTGGAAGGCTTGGTGATGGGTACACGCAGCGGCGACGTAGACCCTGGTCTATTCGACTTCCTGCAGCGCAAGGGCCTATCCCAAGACAGTATTTCCCGCATGCTGAACCAGGAAAGCGGGCTGCTCGGTCTTTCCGGCAAGACCAACGACATGCGTTCCCTCGTACAGGCGGCGGACTCCGGTAACCGGGCCGCTCAAGAAGCCATTGATGTGTTCTGCTTTCGCCTTGCCCGTTACATCGGCGCCATGATGGCGTCGCTCAGCCACCTTGATGGCCTGGTCTTTACCGGAGGAATCGGCGAGAACAGCCCTCGGGTCAGGGCCAAAACCGTCCGCCATCTCCGCCTGTTGGGTTTCGAAGTAGATGATGCCAAAAATGAAAATCATGGGCAGGACAACAATGGCAGCATCAATGCAGCGGGGCACGGAATCTACGTTATTCCCACCGACGAGGAAGGTATGATCGCGCGGGAAGCACTAGAAGCCATTGATAGGTCATCAGACTAA
- a CDS encoding bifunctional diguanylate cyclase/phosphodiesterase, which produces MSKLSTRLSQFKASSPLSFRLLAYILLFSSLFTLFASAIQVYTDFRKDITLVDERMSVIETSYASSLSRSLWALDQKLLQVQMEGILSLPDIVHLRLKIFPDSEVVMGEVPRDTSTMTRTFILNHEGDELYKLGELTITASLADIYQDLRRKVLVIITTQFFKTFFISVLIIWIFQYFVTRHLSAMASYARQFSLRNLQEPLELDRPDTDVNRRDELSQVVDAFNQMRERLNDDIRRQEEDASEIRKLSMAIEQSPSSVLICDRHWHIEFANHKFSQLTGFPLKEIRGKHPGMLTSDTFSHRENQQLWQNIRLQVQRVGVWQGEINSARRSGERFWEQVIVTPIKDEKGNPTHFLILGEDISIRKRYEQQLLRQANYDILTGLPNRMLALDRLKLALAQARREETLVGVMFLDLDNFKHINDTMGHEAGDNLLIEASRRISSCLRGTSTVARLGGDEFLVILPGLREPISTEQVADRILQTFAPPFHLNGQEVFVSTSIGIAIYPTDSDNSGNLLQHADAAMYQAKNKGKSAYERFAPEMKEVSHERLQIESRLRRALELDEFELYFQPIVETASGRLIGAEALIRWNSPTMGLVMPDKFIPLAEETGLIIPIGEWVIQQACAAASQWQESTGLNLSIAVNVSPRQFRDPGFVNVVQRAVNEQHLDPTLLELEITERLILDNTIETADILRRLDTMGVRLSVDDFGTGYSALSYLKSYPFDTLKVDKSFVRDVIIEEGDAALVKAIINMAHSLGLQVIAEGVEEEAQTHFLKAQGCDYAQGYFYSRPASGADFVEWIRTNHRAHV; this is translated from the coding sequence ATGTCTAAATTGTCGACGCGATTAAGTCAGTTTAAGGCCAGTTCGCCCCTGTCGTTTCGGCTACTGGCTTACATACTGCTGTTCAGCTCATTGTTCACGCTATTTGCATCCGCCATCCAGGTCTACACCGATTTCCGGAAGGACATCACACTGGTTGACGAACGCATGTCCGTGATCGAGACCAGCTATGCCAGCAGTCTCTCCCGCAGTCTTTGGGCACTGGATCAGAAACTGCTGCAAGTGCAGATGGAAGGCATCCTAAGCCTGCCCGACATCGTTCATCTGCGCCTCAAGATATTTCCTGATTCCGAGGTGGTCATGGGGGAAGTTCCCCGGGACACCTCCACCATGACCCGAACGTTCATCCTCAATCACGAGGGCGATGAACTCTACAAGCTGGGCGAACTGACCATCACCGCGAGCCTGGCCGATATCTACCAGGACCTCCGGCGCAAGGTGCTGGTGATTATCACCACCCAGTTCTTCAAGACGTTCTTTATCTCCGTGCTGATCATTTGGATATTCCAGTATTTCGTAACCCGGCACCTGTCCGCGATGGCCAGCTATGCTCGCCAATTCTCTTTGCGTAACCTGCAGGAACCCTTGGAACTGGATCGTCCGGACACCGACGTGAATCGGCGGGACGAATTGTCCCAGGTGGTCGACGCCTTTAACCAGATGCGCGAACGCCTGAACGATGATATCCGCCGCCAGGAAGAAGACGCATCTGAAATTCGCAAGCTGTCGATGGCCATCGAACAAAGTCCATCATCCGTCCTGATCTGTGACAGGCACTGGCATATCGAGTTTGCCAATCACAAGTTCTCCCAGCTTACCGGGTTTCCGCTCAAGGAAATCCGCGGTAAGCATCCCGGCATGTTAACGAGCGATACGTTCTCACACCGGGAAAACCAGCAGCTCTGGCAGAACATCAGGCTTCAGGTACAGCGCGTGGGCGTATGGCAGGGCGAAATCAACAGCGCCCGGCGCAGCGGCGAGCGCTTCTGGGAACAGGTCATCGTTACCCCCATCAAGGACGAGAAAGGCAATCCGACTCACTTCCTGATCCTCGGCGAAGATATCAGCATCCGCAAACGCTACGAGCAGCAGCTCCTGCGCCAGGCCAACTACGACATCCTGACCGGCCTGCCCAACCGCATGCTCGCGCTGGACCGACTCAAGCTCGCCCTGGCCCAGGCACGCCGGGAAGAGACGCTTGTTGGCGTGATGTTCCTGGACCTGGACAACTTCAAGCACATCAACGACACCATGGGTCACGAAGCCGGCGACAACCTGCTGATCGAGGCTTCCCGACGCATTTCCAGCTGTCTGCGCGGCACCAGTACCGTGGCGCGCCTGGGAGGCGACGAATTTCTGGTGATCCTGCCCGGTTTACGCGAACCCATTTCCACCGAGCAGGTGGCGGACCGTATCCTGCAAACCTTCGCACCGCCCTTCCATTTAAACGGGCAGGAAGTCTTCGTCAGTACCAGTATCGGTATCGCCATCTACCCAACTGATTCGGACAATAGCGGCAATCTCCTGCAGCATGCCGATGCCGCGATGTACCAGGCGAAGAACAAGGGCAAGAGCGCTTACGAGCGGTTCGCACCCGAGATGAAGGAAGTGTCCCACGAGCGCCTGCAGATCGAATCCAGGCTGCGCCGCGCGCTTGAGCTCGACGAGTTCGAACTCTACTTCCAGCCCATCGTCGAGACCGCTTCCGGCCGCCTTATCGGCGCCGAAGCCCTGATTCGCTGGAATAGTCCGACCATGGGGCTGGTAATGCCGGACAAGTTCATTCCCCTTGCAGAAGAAACCGGCCTGATCATTCCCATCGGCGAGTGGGTCATCCAGCAAGCCTGTGCCGCCGCCAGCCAATGGCAGGAAAGCACGGGCTTGAACCTGAGCATCGCTGTCAATGTCTCGCCCCGACAGTTCCGGGATCCCGGTTTTGTCAATGTGGTGCAGCGGGCAGTGAACGAGCAGCATCTCGACCCCACGCTGCTAGAACTCGAAATCACTGAGCGGCTAATCCTCGACAACACCATAGAGACCGCCGATATCCTGCGACGGCTGGATACCATGGGCGTACGCCTCTCGGTCGATGACTTCGGGACCGGCTATTCAGCCCTGAGTTATCTGAAGAGCTATCCGTTCGACACCCTCAAGGTGGATAAGTCCTTCGTTCGTGACGTCATCATCGAGGAAGGAGACGCGGCGCTGGTCAAGGCCATTATCAATATGGCCCACAGCCTCGGATTGCAGGTTATCGCCGAGGGTGTCGAGGAGGAGGCCCAGACCCACTTCCTCAAGGCCCAGGGCTGTGACTATGCCCAGGGCTACTTCTACAGCAGGCCGGCATCCGGTGCCGATTTTGTAGAGTGGATCCGCACCAACCACAGGGCTCACGTCTGA